One segment of Ipomoea triloba cultivar NCNSP0323 chromosome 12, ASM357664v1 DNA contains the following:
- the LOC115999723 gene encoding receptor-like protein 7 codes for MKISVLSWIPLISLLQIILGIDITVISGQCPNDQRSQLLQLRNSLKIKSGDPTKKLANWNQSTDCCHWHGVKCDKLSRVIGLSLENETIVSIDNSSSLFSLQYIEELNLGFNFFNSSPIPVQMYNLTNLRCLNLSEAGFGGQIPNGISRLTRLVTLDLSTRFVVGRPLKLENPNLKLLFDNAIELREVYLDGVNISSQGSEWCEALSSSLPNLRVLSLRNCHVSGPIHPSLLKLRSLSAIYLDKNDLSSAVPDFLANFTNLTTLSLSECKLQGEFPKANLQLKTLHHLDLSNNQDLSGGFPELQQNGSLETVSLSFTNFSGLLPDSIGHLRNLSRIELSKCKFTGSIPTSMANLTSLAYVDFSVNNFTGPFPSFQKSKKLVYIDLSHNALTGPLSFSHFKGLSELKYVHLGSNLLSGQIPQYMFSLPSLQSLYLNENLFEGQVNLFANAFASQLDTLDLSSNRLNGSIPKSFFKLPKLSVLSLSSNFFSGKMQFNVIEKLPDLRVLDLSYNNLTVDTTNSNETIFPSPLRVLNLASCKVQKFPDLRNQSKMVRLDLSDNQIKGRIPNWIWQVGNGGLTLLNLSYNLLENLEEPYRINTSLTVIDLHSNRLQGNVPIPPALSIYVDYSDNNFSSVIPHEIGNSLAVAVFISLSNNTLIGKIPNSFCNSSWLKVLDLSQNLLTGKIPSCLMNSSSIAVLNLRRNNLDGTIPDEFPDSSALKTLDLSRNILAGRMPGSLVKCKSLEVLNVGNNKIADKFPCFLRSSSTLGVLVLHSNQFFGELHCLTVNLSWPNLQIIDISSNNFTGKLDSGYFLNWTGMKANEDSLPNHIGFASQFNDFHYQDTVTVTLKGLEVELVKILRIFTSIDFSSNKFDGDIPDSVGALNSLRLLNLSHNALRGKIPEEFGNLTQLESLDLSANQLSGEIPVQLTKLTYLEVLNLSVNEFSGKIPTGNQFQTFSEDSFSDNPGLCGFPLNITCTPSPTPVHTPHNSVSTVNSDTDWLFTFIGLGFGLGMAVGIAPLWFSKQWRTWCDMQLRKLIKQIFPTYGFTYIRYNGARVVAEETIQEFTEDSDEIEDEEEDTEFHGRYCIFCSKLDIQRNNAIHDPKCTHHYCLPIAFSPTTPSSSSLSVTNSHDS; via the coding sequence ATGAAAATTTCCGTCCTTTCATGGATTCCCTTGATATCCTTACTGCAAATAATATTGGGCATAGATATCACTGTTATATCCGGCCAATGCCCGAATGATCAAAGATCACAGTTGCTGCAGTTGAGGAATAGCCTAAAGATCAAGTCGGGGGATCCAACCAAGAAACTTGCAAACTGGAACCAGAGCACAGATTGTTGCCACTGGCATGGGGTGAAATGTGACAAATTAAGTCGTGTGATCGGTTTGAGTCTCGAGAATGAAACAATTGTCAGCATTGACAATTCAAGCAGCCTTTTCAGTCTTCAGTATATTGAGGAGCTGAATTTGGGTTTCAACTTTTTCAACTCTTCTCCAATACCTGTACAGATGTATAATCTTACAAACTTGAGGTGCCTGAATTTGTCAGAAGCTGGTTTTGGTGGGCAGATCCCAAATGGAATATCAAGGCTGACAAGGTTGGTTACTCTTGATCTCTCAACACGTTTTGTAGTTGGTCGGCCACTAAAACTTGAGAATCCCAACTTAAAGCTATTGTTTGACAATGCAATTGAGCTTAGAGAAGTTTATCTTGATGGTGTTAATATCTCATCTCAAGGTAGTGAGTGGTGTGAAGccttgtcttcatctttacctAATTTAAGAGTCTTGAGCTTGCGAAATTGTCATGTTTCTGGACCTATACATCCTTCCCTTTTGAAACTTCGCTCTCTCTCTGCCATCTATCTAGACAAGAATGATCTGTCCAGTGCAGTTCCAGATTTCCTGGcaaattttacaaatttgacAACCTTGAGTCTCAGTGAATGTAAGCTGCAGGGAGAATTTCCAAAAGCAAATTTACAGCTAAAAACACTACATCATCTGGACCTGTCAAATAATCAGGATCTTAGTGGTGGCTTCCCAGAATTACAACAGAATGGATCCTTAGAGACAGTATCACTAAGTTTCACTAACTTTTCAGGCTTATTACCAGATTCCATTGGTCATCTTCGCAACTTGTCTAGGATAGAGCTCTCCAAATGCAAGTTCACTGGGTCAATACCTACTTCAATGGCAAACCTTACAAGTTTGGCATATGTGGATTTCTCTGTAAACAACTTCACTGGCCCTTTCCCATCTTTCCAGAAGTCAAAGAAACTAGTCTACATAGACCTCTCTCACAATGCTCTAACAGGTCCACTTTCTTTCTCACATTTCAAAGGCCTCTCAGAACTGAAATATGTTCATTTAGGGTCCAATTTATTGAGTGGGCAAATTCCCCAATATATGTTTTCCCTCCCATCACTCCAAAGCCTTTACCTCAATGAAAATCTTTTTGAAGGCCAAGTCAATTTATTTGCTAATGCATTTGCTTCTCAATTAGATACACTCGACTTGAGCAGTAACCGTCTAAATGGATCCATCCCAAAGTCTTTCTTCAAACTTCCAAAGCTGAGTGTGTTATCACTTTCTTCCAACTTCTTTAGTGGGAAGATGCAATTCAATGTTATTGAAAAGCTCCCTGATCTAAGAGTACTAGATCTTTCTTATAACAACTTGACTGTTGACACAACAAACAGTAATGAAACCATATTCCCCTCTCCCCTCAGAGTATTGAATTTGGCTTCATGTAAGGTGCAAAAGTTTCCAGATCTTAGAAATCAATCAAAGATGGTAAGATTAGACCTTTCAGACAATCAAATTAAGGGGAGAATACCAAACTGGATTTGGCAAGTCGGCAATGGAGGTCTCACTCTTCTGAACCTTTCttataatttgttggagaatttGGAAGAACCTTACAGAATTAATACAAGTCTAACAGTAATTGACTTGCACTCAAACAGACTTCAAGGCAATGTACCAATCCCACCAGCATTGTCCATCTATGTCGACTACTCAGACAACAATTTCAGCAGTGTCATTCCGCATGAAATTGGAAATTCTCTTGCTGTTGCTGTCTTCATTTCACTTTCAAACAATACACTCATTGGGAAAATTCCAAATTCATTTTGCAATTCTAGTTGGCTTAAAGTTCTTGATTTGTCTCAAAATCTCTTGACTGGGAAGATACCATCCTGCTTGATGAATTCTAGCTCTATTGCCGTACTGAATCTCAGGAGAAACAATCTTGATGGCACTATTCCAGATGAATTTCCGGACAGCTCTGCATTAAAAACATTAGACCTGAGCAGAAATATCTTAGCAGGTCGGATGCCAGGGTCCCTAGTGAAATGCAAATCCTTAGAGGTTTTGAATGTTGGAAACAACAAAATTGCAGACAAATTTCCATGTTTTTTGAGGAGCTCATCCACCTTGGGTGTCCTAGTCCTGCACTCCAACCAGTTCTTTGGAGAGCTTCATTGTCTTACTGTCAATCTGAGCTGGCCGAATCTTCAAATCATCGATATCTCTTCCAATAACTTCACTGGTAAGCTTGATAGCGGATACTTCTTAAATTGGACAGGAATGAAAGCCAACGAAGATTCATTGCCAAATCATATTGGATTTGCTTCGCAATTTAATGATTTCCATTATCAGGACACAGTGACAGTAACCCTGAAAGGACTGGAAGTGGAGCTTGTGAAAATTCTCAGAATCTTCACATCCATTGATTTCTCAAGCAATAAGTTTGATGGGGATATACCAGATTCAGTTGGGGCTCTTAATTCTCTTCGCCTTCTCAACCTTTCACACAATGCTCTCAGAGGCAAAATCCCTGAAGAATTTGGAAATTTGACACAGCTTGAATCTCTAGACCTTTCAGCTAACCAGTTGAGTGGAGAGATCCCAGTGCAGCTCACAAAACTCACTTATCTTGAAGTCTTGAATCTATCTGTAAATGAGTTTTCAGGCAAGATTCCAACTGGCAATCAGTTTCAAACTTTTTCAGAAGATTCGTTCAGTGATAATCCTGGACTTTGTGGATTCCCATTGAACATAACTTGTACACCATCGCCAACACCGGTGCATACTCCTCACAACTCAGTTTCAACTGTCAACTCAGATACTGATTGGCTATTCACATTTATTGGCCTGGGATTCGGACTAGGCATGGCAGTTGGTATAGCACCTCTCTGGTTCAGTAAACAATGGAGAACATGGTGTGATATGCAGCTCAGAAAACTCATAAAGCAGATCTTTCCAACTTATGGGTTCACCTATATCAGGTACAATGGTGCAAGAGTTGTGGCAGAGGAAACCATTCAAGAATTCACTGAAGACTCTGACGAAAttgaggatgaggaggaagatACAGAATTCCATGGCAGGTACTGTATCTTTTGCAGCAAACTCGACATCCAAAGAAACAATGCCATTCATGATCCAAAGTGCACTCATCATTACTGTCTCCCCATTGCATTTTCTCCCACAACaccctcttcctcttctttgtCAGTCACAAATAGCCATGATTCTTGA